AACGCCACATTCCGGGTGAAGCTCGAAAACGAACATGAAATTATCGCCCATACGGCTGGCCGTATGCGCAAGAACCGCATCCGAGTTCTGGCTGGCGACAAGGTCCTGGTGGAAATGACACCCTACGACCTGACCAAGGGCCGTATCACCTATCGCTTCAAGTAACGGCGAGGAGCCGCCTATGGCCGGCAAACGCAAGCTGATCCTGGCCTCAGGCTCCCCCCGCCGCGTCGAACTGCTGCGGCAGGTGGGGCTGGAAGCCGATCGGCTGATGCCGATGGATCTGGACGAAAGCCCCCTAAAGAACGAGCAGCCGCGCTCGCTGGCGCGCCGCTTGGCAACCGACAAGGCCAAAGCCGCCCTGGAGGCCTGTGCTGACGAGGCGGATTGGAAAGGCGCTTTCATCCTGGCGGCCGATACGGTGGTTGCCGTTGGCCGTCGGGTGCTGCCGAAAACCGAATACAGCGATGAGGCCATTGCCGCGCTCAATCTGGTTTCGGGCCGCAATCACT
This region of Agrobacterium vitis genomic DNA includes:
- the infA gene encoding translation initiation factor IF-1 — translated: MAKEEVLEFPGVVTELLPNATFRVKLENEHEIIAHTAGRMRKNRIRVLAGDKVLVEMTPYDLTKGRITYRFK
- a CDS encoding Maf-like protein, giving the protein MAGKRKLILASGSPRRVELLRQVGLEADRLMPMDLDESPLKNEQPRSLARRLATDKAKAALEACADEADWKGAFILAADTVVAVGRRVLPKTEYSDEAIAALNLVSGRNHWVFTGVCLITPDRKIRQRVVESKVRFKRLSEADINAYILSGEWRGKAGAYAIQGIAGSFVQKLVGSYSNVVGLPLYETVQLLAGEGMDVQARWSEG